The proteins below are encoded in one region of Triticum aestivum cultivar Chinese Spring chromosome 1B, IWGSC CS RefSeq v2.1, whole genome shotgun sequence:
- the LOC123135477 gene encoding coronatine-insensitive protein homolog 1b, giving the protein MGGEAPEPRRLSRALSLDGSGVPEEALHLVLGYVDDPRDREAASLACRRWHHIDALTRKHVTVPFCYAVSPARLLARFPRLESLGVKGKPRAAMYGLIPDDWGAYARPWVAELAAPLECLKALHLRRMVVTDDDLAALVRARGHMLQELKLDKCSGFSTDALRLVARSCRSLRTLFLEECTITDNGTVWLHDLAANNPVLVTLNFYLTYLRVEPADLELLARNCKSLISLKISDCDLSDLIGFFQIATSLQEFAGAEISEQMYGNVKLPSKLCSFGLTFMGTNEMHIIFPFSAVLKKLDLQYSFLTTEDHCQLIAKCPNLLVLAVRNVIGDRGLGVVGDTCKKLQRLRVERGEDDPGMQEEEGGISQVGLTAIAVGCRELENIAAYVSDITNGALESIGTFCKNLHDFRLVLLDRQETITDLPLDNGARALLRGCTKLRRFALYLRPGGLSDVGLGYIGQHSGTIQYMLLGNVGQTDGGLISFAAGCRNLRKLELRSCCFSERALALAIRQMPSLRYVWVQGYRASQTGRDLMLMARPFWNIEFTPPSTETAGRLMEDGEPCVDRQAQVLAYYSLSGKRSDYPQSVVPLYPA; this is encoded by the exons ATGGGCGGGGAGGCCCCGGAGCCGCGGCGGCTCAGCCGCGCGCTTAGCTTGGACGGCAGCGGCGTCCCGGAGGAGGCGCTGCACCTGGTGCTCGGCTACGTCGACGACCCGCGCGACCGCGAGGCGGCCTCGCTGGCGTGCCGCCGCTGGCACCACATCGACGCGCTCACGCGGAAGCACGTCACCGTGCCCTTCTGCTACGCCGTGTCCCCGGCGCGCCTGCTCGCGCGCTTCCCGCGCCTCGAGTCGCTCGGGGTCAAGGGCAAGCCCCGCGCCGCCATGTACGGCCTCATCCCCGACGACTGGGGCGCCTACGCTCGGCCCTGGGTGGCCGAGCTCGCCGCCCCGCTCGAGTGCCTCAAGGCGCTCCACCTGCGGCGCATGGTCGTCACCGACGACGACCTCGCCGCCCTcgtccgcgcccgcggccacatgcTGCAGGAGCTCAAGCTCGACAAGTGCTCCGGATTCTCCACCGACGCCCTCCGCCTCGTCGCCCGCTCCTGCAG ATCACTGAGAACTTTGTTTCTGGAAGAGTGTACAATTACTGATAATGGCACTGTATGGCTCCATGACCTTGCTGCCAACAATCCTGTTCTGGTGACCTTGAACTTCTACTTGACTTACCTCAGAGTGGAGCCAGCTGACCTCGAGCTTCTCGCCAGGAATTGCAAGTCACTAATTTCATTGAAGATTAGCGACTGCGACCTTTCAGATTTAATTGGATTTTTCCAAATAGCTACATCATTGCAAGAATTTGCTGGAGCAGAAATCAGTGAGCAAATGTATGGAAATGTTAAGCTTCCTTCAAAGCTTTGCTCCTTCGGACTTACCTTCATGGGGACAAATGAGATGCACATAATCTTTCCTTTTTCTGCTGTACTCAAGAAGCTGGATTTGCAGTACAGTTTCCTCACCACTGAAGATCATTGCCAGCTCATTGCAAAATGTCCGAACTTACTAGTTCTTGCG GTAAGGAATGTGATTGGGGATAGAGGACTGGGGGTTGTCGGTGACACATGCAAGAAGCTACAAAGGCTCAGAGTTGAGCGAGGGGAAGATGATCCTGGTATGCAAGAAGAGGAAGGCGGAATTTCTCAAGTAGGCCTAACAGCTATAGCCGTAGGTTGCCGTGAACTGGAAAATATAGCTGCCTATGTGTCTGATATCACAAATGGGGCCCTGGAATCCATCGGAACGTTCTGCAAAAATCTCCATGACTTTCGCCTTGTCCTGCTTGACAGACAAGAGACGATAACAGATTTGCCGCTGGACAATGGTGCCCGCGCGCTGCTGAGGGGCTGCACCAAGCTTCGGAGGTTCGCTCTATACCTGAGACCAGGGGGGCTTTCAGATGTAGGCCTCGGCTACATTGGACAGCACAGTGGAACCATCCAGTACATGCTTCTGGGTAACGTTGGGCAAACGGATGGTGGATTGATCAGTTTCGCAGCCGGGTGCCGGAACCTGCGGAAGCTTGAACTGAGGAGCTGTTGCTTCAGCGAGCGGGCTCTGGCGCTCGCCATACGGCAAATGCCTTCCCTGAGGTATGTGTGGGTGCAGGGCTACAGGGCCTCTCAGACCGGCCGTGACCTCATGCTCATGGCGCGGCCCTTCTGGAACATCGAGTTTACGCCTCCCAGCACGGAGACCGCGGGCCGGCTGATGGAAGATGGGGAGCCCTGCGTTGATAGGCAAGCTCAGGTGCTGGCATACTACTCCCTTTCTGGGAAGAGGTCCGACTACCCGCAGTCTGTTGTTCCTCTGTATCCTGCGTGA